One genomic segment of Mangifera indica cultivar Alphonso chromosome 6, CATAS_Mindica_2.1, whole genome shotgun sequence includes these proteins:
- the LOC123218257 gene encoding E3 ubiquitin-protein ligase At1g63170-like produces MDVPSPEPIRNIQTDQHPLLMERLHSHNEQEHIIDIRRNDDASSSSSHDEQPLGMDLHQHEERSLSSSRAPTYHGSPSTNRLNARNSSFMRRGDGYGRRGRSPLNSGLWISVELIITVSQIIASIVVLLLSRNENPQAPLFAWVVGYASGCVATLPILYWRFRNRHQGIDQDSTQSHQGSSQGNLPEHTTPYTAISVTQASDEENNQVTETAHTNSQNAVNFNTRLNGLVDHFKMALDCFFAVWFVVGNVWIFGGHSTPSDAPKLYRLCIVLLTFSCIGYAMPFILCATICCCLPCIISVLGIREDFSQTRGATVESINALPTFKFNSKTSGNINDQDNAGAGEGGILAAGTEKERMIAGEDAVCCICLVKYADNDELRELSCLHVFHVHCVDKWLKINATCPLCKSEVGESSCSSSPLARDSSRH; encoded by the exons ATGGATGTTCCCTCGCCAGAACCAATTAGAAACATCCAAACTGATCAACACCCATTGCTGATGGAGCGGCTGCATAGCCATAATGAGCAGGAGcatataattgatataagaaGAAATGACGATGCTTCATCAAGCTCATCTCATGATGAACAACCACTCGGAATGGACTTACATCAGCATGAAGAAAGATCATTGAGCAGCAGTAGAGCCCCCACTTACCATGGTTCTCCATCTACAAACAGATTAAACGCTAGGAATTCATCATTCATGAGGAGAGGTGATGGATATGGTCGTCGTGGTAGAAGTCCACTGAATTCAGGTCTATGGATTTCTGTAGAGTTAATCATCACTGTGAGTCAGATTATAGCATCAATTGTTGTATTGTTATTGTCAAGAAATGAAAATCCTCAAGCTCCATTGTTTGCATGGGTTGTGGGTTATGCATCTGGTTGTGTCGCAACGCTTCCCATCCTTTACTGGCGTTTTCGTAATCGACACCAGGGAATTGACCAAGATTCCACACAATCACATCAAGGCTCCTCCCAAGGCAATCTTCCTGAACATACTACACCATATACGGCTATTTCAGTTACTCAAGCTTCAGACGAGGAAAATAATCAAGTCACAGAAACAGCACATACTAACAGTCAAAATGCTGTAAATTTCAATACACG ACTCAATGGATTAGTGGACCATTTCAAGATGGCCCTAGATTGCTTCTTTGCAGTATGGTTTGTTGTTGGCAATGTATGGATTTTTGGGGGTCATTCTACACCCTCTGATGCTCCCAAATTGTACAG GTTATGTATAGTCTTGCTTACCTTTAGCTGCATTGGATATGCCATGCCATTCATCTTATGTGCGACAATTTGTTGCTGCTTACCTTGCATAATTTCTGTCCTTGGTATCCGGGAAGATTTTTCTCAAACCAGAGGAGCCACTGTGGAATCTATTAATGCTTTGCCAACCTTCAAGTTCAACTCAAAGACAAGTGGGAACATTAATGATCAGGACAATGCAGGAGCTGGTGAAGGTGGGATCTTAGCTGCAGGGACAGAGAAAGAGCGCATGATAGCGGGAGAAGATGCA GTTTGTTGTATTTGTCTGGTAAAGTATGCAGACAACGATGAGCTTAGGGAGCTATCATGTTTACATGTATTCCATGTGCATTGTGTTGATAAATGGTTAAAAATCAATGCAACATGCCCTCTTTGTAAAAGCGAGGTCGGGGAGAGTAGTTGTAGCAGTTCACCATTGGCGAGGGACTCCAGTCGGCACTGA
- the LOC123218256 gene encoding N-terminal acetyltransferase A complex auxiliary subunit NAA15: MGASLPPKEANLFKLIVKSYETKQYKKGLKAADAILKKFPDHGETLSMKGLTLNCMDRKSEAYELVRIGVKNDIKSHVCWHVYGLLYRSDREYREAIKCYRNALRIDPDNIEILRDLSLLQAQMRDLAGFVETRQQLLSLKPNHRMNWIGFAVAHHLNSNCSKAVEILEAYEGTLEDDYPPDNERCEHGEMLLYKISLLEECGSLERALEELHKKELKIVDKLAYKEQEVSLLVKLGLLEEAAKLYRVLLSMNPDNYKYYEGLQKCVGLYSERGNYSSDEIDRLDALYESLGQQYTWSSAVKRIPLDFLQGNKFREAALNYIRPLLTKGVPSLFSDLSPLYDQPGKADILEHLILELEHSIRTTGRCPGREEKEPPSTLMWTLFFLAQHYDRRGQYDVALLKIDEAIEHTPTVIDLYSVKSRILKHAGDMPAAAALADEARCMDLADRYVNSECVKRMLQADQVALAEKTAVLFTKDGDQHNNLHDMQCMWYELASGESYFRQGDLGRSLKKFLAVEKHYADITEDQFDFHSYCLRKMTLRAYVEMLKFQDRLHSHAYFHKAAVGAIRCYIKLYDSPPKSTNEEDDDKANLLPSQKRKLKQKQRKAEARAKKEAEIKNEESSSSGVSKSGKRHVKPVDPDPNGEKLLQVEDPLLEATKYLKLLLKNSPDALETHLLSFEVNIRKQKILLAFQAVKQLLRLDAENPESHRCLIRFFHKVDSMPPPVTDNEKLIWSVLEAERPAISQLQGKSLLEANKVFLHKHEDSLRHRVAAAEMLYVLEPSKKSEAIKLIEDSTNNLVPTNGAFGPVKEWKLKDCIAVHNLLKNVLADQDAALRWKVCCAEFFPYSSFFEGNCAGKSTAAYDQTLTNPENGGAIHNRVNQSADAIASNGKLEAFKDLTIET, from the exons ATGGGCgcctctctccctcccaaagagGCTAACCTCTTTAAACTCATCGTC AAATCATATGAGACTAAACAGTATAAGAAGGGACTGAAGGCAGCTGATGCTATACTGAAAAAGTTTCCAGATCATGGGG AAACTCTATCCATGAAAGGGTTGACATTGAATTGCATGGACCGGAAGTCTGAAGCATATGAGCTTGTTCGTATAGGAGTGAAG AATGATATCAAGAGTCATGTTTGCTggcatgtatatggtctcttgTATCGGTCTGACAGAGAATATAGAGAGGCAATCAAATGCTATAGGAATGCTTTGAGAATAGATCCAGACAATATTGAAATACTGCGGGACCTGTCCCTCTTGCAG GCACAGATGCGGGATCTGGCAGGATTTGTTGAGACTAGACAGCAACTTCTAAGTTTGAAACCAAATCATCGCATGAACTGGATTGGGTTTGCTGTTGCCCATCATTTAAACTCCAA TTGTTCCAAAGCAGTTGAAATTCTGGAAGCGTATGAGGGGACACTTGAAGATGATTATCCTCCTGATAACGAACGTTGTGAGCATGGTGAAATGCTGTTGTACAAG ATATCTTTGTTAGAAGAGTGTGGCTCCCTTGAGAGAGCTCTTGAGGAGTTGCACAAGAAAGAGTTAAAAATT GTTGACAAATTGGCTTACAAAGAGCAAGAGGTTTCTCTTTTAGTGAAGCTTGGTCTCCTAGAAGAAGCTGCTAAATTGTACAGGGTGTTACTCTCCATGAATCCTGACAATTACAA ATATTATGAAGGCCTGCAAAAATGTGTTGGGCTGTATTCTGAACGTGGAAACTATTCTTCTGATGAGATTGACCGGTTAGATGCCTTATACGAATCCCTTGGGCAGCAGTACACTTGGTCATCTGCTGTGAAG AGAATACCACTTGATTTTCTACAAGGTAACAAGTTTCGGGAAGCTGCATTAAATTATATTAGGCCTCTCCTAACTAAG GGAGTTCCTTCATTATTCTCTGATCTTTCACCTTTATATGATCAACCTGGAAAG GCAGACATTCTTGAGCATCTTATTCTTGAGTTGGAGCATTCAATTCGGACAACTGGGAGATGCCCTGGAAg GGAAGAAAAAGAGCCCCCTTCAACACTTATGTGGACTTTGTTCTTTTTAGCTCAG CATTATGACAGACGAGGCCAATATGATGTTGCTCTGTTGAAAATAGATGAGGCTATAGAACACACTCCCACTGTGATTGATTTGTATTCAGTCAAG aGCCGAATATTGAAACATGCGGGTGATATGCCCGCTGCTGCTGCGTTGGCTGATGAAGCTAGGTGTATGGATCTCGCTGATAGATATGTAAATAGTGAATGTGTAAAGCGTATGCTACAAGCTGATCAG GTGGCTTTGGCAGAAAAAACTGCTGTATTATTCACAAAAGATGGAGATCAACACAACAACCTTCATGACATGCAGTGCATGTG GTATGAACTTGCTTCTGGTGAAAGCTACTTCCGCCAAGGTGATCTTGGACGTtctttgaagaaatttttagCTGTGGAGAAACACTATGCTGATATTACTGAAGATCAATTTGACTTCCATTCTTATTGCTTAAGGAAAATGACTTTACGTGCCTATGTGGAGATGCTTAAATTTCAAGATCGGTTGCATTCACATGCTTATTTTCACAAAGCAGCAGTCGGAGCTATCAG ATGCTACATAAAATTGTATGATTCTCCTCCGAAGTCAACCAAcgaagaagatgatgataagGCAAACTTGCTTCCTTCTCAGAAAAGGAAACTGAAGCAAAAGCAGCGCAAGGCTGAAGCCCGAGCTAAAAAA GAGGCAgagataaaaaatgaagaatcaaGTTCTAGTGGTGTCTCCAAGTCTGGCAAACGACATGTGAAACCTGTTGATCCAGATCCAAATGGGGAGAAGTTGTTGCAG gTTGAAGATCCATTGTTGGAAGCTACAAAATACCTGAAATTGCTTCTGAAGAACTCACCTGATGCTTTGGAAACACACTTGCTTTCTTTTGAAGTAAATATAAGAAAGCAGAAGATTCTGCTTGCCTTTCAG GCTGTAAAGCAATTGCTAAGGTTGGATGCTGAGAACCCTGAATCACATCGTTGCTTG ATTAGATTCTTCCATAAAGTAGACTCAATGCCTCCTCCTGTGACTGATAATGAGAAACTCATTTGGAGTGTCCTGGAAGCAGAGCGACCAGCTATCAG TCAATTGCAGGGCAAATCTCTGCTTGAGGCAAACAAGGTTTTCCTTCATAAACATGAAG ATTCGTTGAGGCATAGAGTTGCAGCTGCAGAAATGCTATATGTTCTTGAACCTAGCAAGAAATCTGAagctattaaattaattgaagatTCAACAAACAACTTAGTGCCAAC TAATGGAGCATTTGGACCAGTCAAGGAATGGAAACTTAAAGACTGTATTGCAGTCCACAATCTCCTTAAAAACGTTCTTGCAGACCAAGATGCTGCATTGA GATGGAAAGTGTGTTGTGCTGAGTTTTTCCCGTATTCATCATTCTTTGAAGGCAATTGTGCTGGCAAGTCTACGGCGGCATACGATCAAACATTAACGAATCCTGAAAATGGGGGTGCAATCCATAACAGAGTCAATCAAAGTGCGGATGCCATTGCATCAAATGGCAAACTTGAGGCATTCAAGGACCTGACTATAGAAACCTGA